One part of the Paroedura picta isolate Pp20150507F chromosome 5, Ppicta_v3.0, whole genome shotgun sequence genome encodes these proteins:
- the LOC143838717 gene encoding C-type lectin lectoxin-Thr1-like isoform X1 translates to MVPFSLTFHGFLVVCLFLKGIVFSELHAEAKSCQKDWTFYKGHCYGLFNKKLMWSDAEYECQKLGGHLASIHFPEEMSHLSQYIRKFIKGYENIWIGMMSPHNDQQWQWVDHTPITYEPWDDGEPNNFLFLENCVELLYKKDYTRLNDNNCRRKQPYVCEQRAT, encoded by the exons ATGGTGCCCTTCAGCCTCACCTTTCATGGCTTCCTTGTTGTCTGCCTGTTCCTGAAAG GGATCGTCTTCTCCGAACTCCATGCAGAAGCCAAATCTTGCCAGAAGGACTGGACGTTCTACAAAGGTCACTGCTATGGCCTcttcaacaagaagctgatgtgGTCAGATGCAGAG TATGAATGCCAAAAACTGGGGGGTCACCTGGCCTCCATCCACTTCCCGGAAGAAATGAGTCATCTTTCCCAGTACATTCGCAAATTCATCAAAGGATATGAGAACATCTGGATCGGAATGATGTCGCCCCATAAC GATCAACAGTGGCAGTGGGTGGACCACACCCCCATCACCTACGAGCCCTGGGACGACGGAGAACCAAACAACTTCTTATTTCTTGAGAACTGTGTCGAGTTGCTATACAAGAAAG ATTACACCCGTTTGAACGATAATAACTGTAGGAGAAAGCAGCCTTATGTCTGCGAACAACGGGCGACTTAA
- the LOC143838717 gene encoding C-type lectin lectoxin-Thr1-like isoform X2: protein MVPFSLTFHGFLVVCLFLKEAKSCQKDWTFYKGHCYGLFNKKLMWSDAEYECQKLGGHLASIHFPEEMSHLSQYIRKFIKGYENIWIGMMSPHNDQQWQWVDHTPITYEPWDDGEPNNFLFLENCVELLYKKDYTRLNDNNCRRKQPYVCEQRAT from the exons ATGGTGCCCTTCAGCCTCACCTTTCATGGCTTCCTTGTTGTCTGCCTGTTCCTGAAAG AAGCCAAATCTTGCCAGAAGGACTGGACGTTCTACAAAGGTCACTGCTATGGCCTcttcaacaagaagctgatgtgGTCAGATGCAGAG TATGAATGCCAAAAACTGGGGGGTCACCTGGCCTCCATCCACTTCCCGGAAGAAATGAGTCATCTTTCCCAGTACATTCGCAAATTCATCAAAGGATATGAGAACATCTGGATCGGAATGATGTCGCCCCATAAC GATCAACAGTGGCAGTGGGTGGACCACACCCCCATCACCTACGAGCCCTGGGACGACGGAGAACCAAACAACTTCTTATTTCTTGAGAACTGTGTCGAGTTGCTATACAAGAAAG ATTACACCCGTTTGAACGATAATAACTGTAGGAGAAAGCAGCCTTATGTCTGCGAACAACGGGCGACTTAA